A section of the Caldilineales bacterium genome encodes:
- a CDS encoding nucleotidyltransferase domain-containing protein: protein MPAASTPDPSLDRHERSQAPISRLDSALAEVVQRIVDVAQPERIILFGSMARQQTLEDSDIDLLVVKTGVHRRQLAQTIYQRLVGVGVPVDVVVATPDDIARYGKADALILKSALQDGRLLYERQ, encoded by the coding sequence ATGCCAGCAGCAAGCACGCCAGACCCATCGCTCGACCGCCATGAACGCTCACAGGCGCCAATCTCGCGCCTCGATTCGGCCCTCGCCGAGGTCGTGCAACGAATTGTCGATGTCGCTCAGCCTGAACGGATCATCTTGTTCGGGTCGATGGCGCGCCAACAAACGCTCGAGGACAGCGACATCGACCTTCTGGTGGTCAAAACTGGGGTGCATCGCCGCCAACTGGCGCAGACCATCTATCAGCGGTTGGTGGGTGTGGGCGTGCCTGTGGATGTGGTAGTGGCTACACCGGATGACATTGCCCGATATGGCAAAGCCGATGCGTTGATCCTCAAATCGGCGCTTCAAGATGGCAGGTTGCTGTATGAACGGCAATAG
- a CDS encoding XdhC/CoxI family protein, with amino-acid sequence MTSIFAQLKQDLEAGRLVAAATVLAGPNPGARMLAWPDGRTAGSLGQPDLDRQVAGRMQALLGDQQTTRERFVAGGVEYDLFIEVFPPPSRLIIIGAAHVAIALVSFARVLGFRTTVIDPRPAFATADRFGHADHLLPGWPDDLLPGLNLDEGCYVAVLSHDDKIDLPALALAVRSPARYIGALGSRQTMARRAERLRELGVSDEALRRIHNPIGLALGGRRPEETALAIMAEIVAVQNGRS; translated from the coding sequence ATGACGAGTATCTTCGCTCAACTCAAGCAAGACCTGGAAGCCGGCCGGCTGGTGGCTGCGGCCACCGTCCTGGCCGGCCCCAATCCGGGCGCCAGAATGCTGGCCTGGCCCGATGGCCGCACCGCCGGCAGCCTGGGTCAGCCCGACCTCGATCGGCAGGTTGCCGGCCGGATGCAGGCGCTTCTGGGTGATCAGCAAACGACCCGCGAGCGTTTCGTGGCGGGCGGGGTGGAGTACGACCTCTTCATCGAGGTCTTCCCGCCGCCGTCGCGACTCATCATCATCGGCGCCGCCCATGTCGCCATCGCCTTGGTCAGCTTCGCCCGCGTGCTCGGCTTCCGCACGACGGTCATCGACCCTCGCCCGGCCTTTGCTACCGCCGACCGCTTCGGCCACGCCGACCACCTCTTGCCGGGCTGGCCGGATGACCTGCTCCCCGGCCTGAATCTGGACGAGGGCTGCTATGTCGCCGTCCTCAGCCACGACGACAAGATCGACCTGCCGGCCCTGGCCCTGGCCGTGCGCAGCCCCGCCCGCTACATCGGCGCCCTCGGTTCGCGCCAGACCATGGCCAGGCGGGCCGAGCGGCTGCGTGAGCTGGGGGTGAGCGATGAAGCCTTGAGGCGCATCCACAACCCCATCGGCCTGGCGTTGGGCGGCCGGCGGCCCGAAGAGACGGCGCTGGCGATCATGGCGGAGATCGTGGCGGTGCAGAACGGCCGGAGTTGA
- a CDS encoding aminotransferase class IV, with product MSIYPLILHNGQLLPQADCHIPITTPALVGALGVYETILARRGKIIALNEHLARLQASASGAQLHLAADLATLCRWCRQVLAASAPDGLVRVLAMDLGRPEADVYIYQMSYTAPAAADYETGVPVVVYHGERALPLVKSFNTLVPGLARKAAVAAGAHDALLVDRDGYVTEGSNCNVFVVQAGVLLAPPLGVVLEGTVMERVIRLAAELAIPCQRRPLPLAQLPRWDEAFLTSTRRGVLPINRVGDHVLGGIGPVTARLWAAYQAWEELQLVSD from the coding sequence ATGTCAATCTACCCCCTCATCCTGCACAACGGCCAGCTGCTGCCCCAGGCCGATTGCCACATCCCCATCACCACCCCGGCCCTGGTCGGCGCCCTGGGCGTCTACGAGACCATCCTCGCCCGTCGCGGCAAAATCATCGCCCTGAATGAGCACCTGGCCCGCCTGCAAGCATCGGCCAGCGGCGCCCAACTGCACCTGGCCGCCGATCTGGCAACGCTTTGCCGTTGGTGCCGCCAGGTGTTGGCGGCCAGCGCGCCGGATGGGCTGGTGCGCGTCCTGGCGATGGACCTGGGCCGGCCGGAAGCGGACGTCTACATCTATCAGATGTCCTACACGGCGCCGGCGGCGGCGGACTATGAGACCGGCGTGCCGGTGGTGGTTTATCACGGTGAAAGGGCGTTGCCGCTGGTGAAATCTTTCAATACCCTGGTGCCCGGCCTGGCCCGCAAGGCGGCCGTGGCCGCGGGCGCGCACGACGCCCTGCTGGTCGATCGCGATGGCTATGTGACCGAAGGCTCGAACTGCAATGTCTTCGTCGTGCAAGCGGGCGTCCTCCTGGCCCCGCCCCTGGGGGTGGTGCTCGAGGGCACGGTCATGGAACGCGTGATCCGGCTGGCCGCGGAACTGGCGATCCCCTGCCAACGCCGTCCGCTGCCGTTGGCCCAGCTTCCCCGCTGGGATGAAGCCTTCCTGACCTCGACCCGGCGCGGCGTCCTACCGATCAACCGGGTGGGCGATCATGTCCTGGGTGGGATCGGGCCGGTAACTGCGCGCTTGTGGGCGGCGTATCAAGCCTGGGAAGAGCTGCAATTGGTGAGCGATTGA
- a CDS encoding class I SAM-dependent methyltransferase, with protein MPPTGHAQRPIWEKYLTDYNEGLGLVYERFVLNDFLEGLRRRFGLETALEAPIYGMAGVSGINSVPLAQAGCRVTLVDDTADRAAQVQRIWGELGLSPAMTLVSPDRWPSLPFADASFDLTWNWAALWYLPDAAGLLHELARLSRGLVFVAMPNNLQVGYWLRKWLLDRDFFPTVDERWVNIGLVRRTLAQAGVRIIATGVLDVPPWPDTVMPANEVLKRLGIRSRKLERQFTGESWTWSTMAYYLGQQPDLRQRVLNYAWLDHARLPWQVKAVWAHHRWLLGEVRR; from the coding sequence ATGCCCCCCACCGGACACGCCCAACGCCCCATCTGGGAGAAATACCTGACCGACTACAACGAAGGCCTGGGTCTGGTCTACGAGCGTTTTGTCCTCAACGACTTCCTGGAGGGCCTCCGGCGGCGCTTCGGCCTGGAGACGGCCCTGGAAGCGCCGATCTACGGCATGGCCGGCGTCAGCGGCATCAACAGCGTCCCCCTGGCCCAGGCCGGCTGCCGGGTGACGTTGGTGGATGACACCGCAGACCGGGCGGCGCAGGTGCAACGCATCTGGGGCGAGTTGGGGCTGTCGCCGGCGATGACGCTCGTCTCGCCCGACCGCTGGCCCTCCTTGCCCTTCGCCGACGCCAGCTTCGACCTGACCTGGAACTGGGCGGCGCTGTGGTATCTGCCGGATGCGGCCGGGTTGTTGCATGAGCTGGCCCGCCTAAGCCGCGGCCTGGTCTTCGTGGCCATGCCCAACAACCTGCAGGTGGGCTACTGGCTGCGCAAATGGCTGCTCGACCGCGACTTCTTCCCCACGGTGGACGAGCGTTGGGTGAACATCGGCCTGGTGCGCCGGACATTGGCGCAGGCCGGGGTGAGGATCATCGCCACGGGTGTGCTGGATGTCCCGCCCTGGCCCGACACGGTGATGCCCGCCAACGAAGTGCTCAAACGGTTGGGCATCCGCAGCCGCAAGCTGGAGCGGCAGTTTACGGGCGAGTCATGGACATGGAGCACCATGGCCTATTACCTGGGCCAGCAGCCTGATCTGCGCCAGCGCGTGCTCAACTATGCCTGGCTGGATCACGCCCGCCTGCCGTGGCAGGTCAAGGCGGTCTGGGCGCACCACCGCTGGCTGTTGGGCGAGGTGCGGCGCTAG
- a CDS encoding PocR ligand-binding domain-containing protein, producing MTDYLNARQVQEFLQVDRTTIYRMLQDGRLAGAKIGQQWRFERGAVEALLTGDKSTPAVAPGSHAQVLPLPCVQRVQDVFAEVAQVGAVTTDPDGAPMTAISNACTFCNLILASETGRRDCQASWARLARQSEQRPTFASCHAGLQYARARIELAGRDLAAMLIAGQFYAQPPDAAEEAARIRALAHKHGIDEDSLSQAARRLPVLDERMRGQIGNWLEKVAHTFEDIGRERADFVNRFRVIAEMSHL from the coding sequence ATGACCGACTATCTCAATGCCAGGCAGGTGCAGGAATTCCTCCAGGTCGACCGTACCACCATCTACCGCATGTTGCAGGATGGCCGGCTCGCGGGCGCCAAGATCGGCCAGCAGTGGCGTTTCGAGCGCGGAGCGGTCGAGGCGTTACTGACGGGGGACAAATCGACGCCTGCGGTGGCCCCTGGGTCTCACGCCCAGGTATTGCCGCTGCCCTGTGTGCAGCGCGTGCAGGATGTCTTTGCCGAAGTCGCCCAGGTGGGCGCCGTCACCACCGACCCGGACGGCGCGCCCATGACCGCGATCAGCAATGCCTGCACGTTCTGCAACCTGATCCTGGCCAGCGAGACGGGGCGGAGAGACTGCCAGGCATCATGGGCCAGGCTCGCCCGACAATCCGAACAGCGCCCCACCTTTGCCAGTTGCCATGCCGGGCTGCAATATGCCCGCGCCCGCATCGAGCTGGCGGGGCGCGATCTGGCCGCCATGCTGATTGCCGGGCAATTCTATGCCCAGCCACCTGATGCCGCCGAGGAAGCCGCACGCATCCGGGCGCTGGCGCACAAACATGGCATCGACGAAGACTCGCTCAGCCAGGCGGCCCGGCGTCTGCCGGTTTTGGACGAGCGTATGCGCGGACAGATCGGCAACTGGTTGGAGAAGGTCGCGCACACGTTCGAGGATATTGGCCGCGAGCGCGCCGATTTCGTCAACCGCTTCCGCGTCATTGCCGAAATGAGCCATCTCTGA
- a CDS encoding ArsA family ATPase — protein sequence MRILLYTGKGGVGKTSISAATALHCADLGYRTIIVSTDPAHSLGDSFDQRIGPEPVALAPRLWAQEIDLLHQMERHWGQVQQYLAALFAWRGMDGLVAEETSVLPGMEELASLMQIAYLAESNEYDVIVVDMAPTGATLQLLAFPEMAGWYIDKIFPAERKAMKVARPLMRAVTDMPLPEDQLFDAVAFLVRDLQKLERLVTNPDISSVRLVLNPEKMVIKEARRAFTYLNLYNLSTDLIISNRHIPASVTDPYFAGWKESQARYSELVESSFSPVPILQAPLFDTEVVGPEMLRKMALATFAGKDPTTVFYRGKPQQVVKDGDDYLLVLPLPLLDKSEVNLHRGVHDELVVRIGNWKRHLTLPQSLLGRQIAGARYRDDQLEIRFKARKNGANG from the coding sequence ATGCGCATCCTCCTCTACACCGGCAAAGGCGGCGTCGGCAAGACCAGCATCAGCGCCGCCACCGCTCTGCACTGCGCCGACCTCGGCTACCGCACGATCATCGTCTCCACCGACCCCGCCCACTCGCTCGGCGACAGCTTCGACCAACGCATCGGCCCCGAACCCGTGGCCCTGGCGCCCAGGCTCTGGGCCCAGGAGATCGACCTCCTCCACCAGATGGAACGGCATTGGGGCCAGGTGCAGCAATATCTGGCGGCGCTCTTTGCCTGGCGAGGGATGGACGGCCTGGTGGCCGAAGAAACCAGCGTGCTGCCCGGCATGGAGGAACTGGCCAGCCTGATGCAGATCGCCTATCTGGCCGAGTCGAACGAGTACGATGTCATCGTCGTCGATATGGCCCCCACCGGCGCCACCCTGCAACTGCTGGCCTTCCCGGAGATGGCCGGCTGGTACATCGACAAGATCTTCCCCGCCGAGCGCAAGGCCATGAAAGTGGCCCGGCCGCTGATGCGGGCTGTCACCGACATGCCGCTGCCCGAAGACCAGCTGTTCGACGCCGTCGCTTTCCTGGTGCGCGACCTGCAGAAGCTGGAACGACTGGTCACCAACCCCGACATCAGCAGCGTGCGACTGGTGCTCAACCCCGAGAAGATGGTGATCAAAGAGGCGCGGCGGGCGTTCACCTACCTCAATCTCTACAACCTTTCCACCGATCTCATCATCAGCAACCGCCACATCCCGGCCAGCGTCACCGACCCCTACTTCGCCGGCTGGAAGGAGAGCCAGGCCCGCTACAGCGAACTGGTGGAAAGCTCGTTCAGCCCTGTGCCCATCCTACAGGCGCCGCTGTTCGATACCGAGGTGGTGGGGCCGGAGATGCTGCGGAAGATGGCGCTGGCCACCTTCGCTGGCAAGGATCCGACCACGGTCTTCTATCGCGGCAAGCCGCAGCAGGTGGTGAAGGATGGCGACGACTATCTGCTGGTGCTCCCCCTGCCGCTGCTGGACAAGAGCGAAGTCAACCTCCACCGCGGCGTCCATGACGAACTGGTGGTGCGGATCGGCAATTGGAAGCGCCACCTGACCCTGCCGCAATCGCTCCTCGGCCGCCAGATCGCCGGCGCCCGCTATCGCGACGACCAGCTCGAGATCCGTTTCAAGGCGCGGAAGAATGGGGCGAATGGCTGA
- a CDS encoding endo alpha-1,4 polygalactosaminidase: MKPHSLPLLLLLLLAVLPLRTATAISWWRPAPGASWQIQLQGALDTSLAVSVYDIDLFDTPPATIDKLHKRGSKVICYFNAGAFEAWRQDAASFPSAVLGNPLDDWPGERWLDVRRLDLLAPIMRARLDLARTKRCDGVDPDNVDGYTNDTGFAIRAAQQATYNKWLAREAHARGLAVGLKNDLAQVSTLVAYFDFAVNEQCLQYRECDLLLPFIDANKAVFGIEYKGKPDQICAEANRRNFDTLIKRLDLRAWRLACR; this comes from the coding sequence GTGAAACCCCACTCCCTTCCCCTGCTTCTGCTCCTCCTCCTGGCCGTGCTGCCATTGCGGACGGCCACTGCCATCAGCTGGTGGAGACCGGCGCCTGGCGCCAGCTGGCAGATACAACTGCAAGGGGCGCTGGACACATCCCTGGCCGTCAGTGTTTACGATATCGACCTGTTCGACACCCCGCCAGCAACGATTGACAAATTACACAAGCGCGGAAGCAAAGTCATCTGCTACTTCAATGCCGGCGCTTTCGAAGCATGGCGTCAGGATGCGGCTTCGTTCCCATCGGCGGTGTTGGGCAATCCCCTGGACGATTGGCCGGGAGAGCGCTGGTTGGATGTTCGCCGCCTGGACCTGTTGGCGCCGATCATGCGAGCGCGCCTGGATCTGGCCCGGACGAAGCGCTGCGACGGCGTTGACCCGGATAACGTCGATGGATACACGAACGACACCGGTTTTGCCATTCGTGCAGCTCAGCAAGCGACCTATAACAAATGGCTGGCAAGGGAGGCGCATGCACGCGGTCTGGCGGTCGGTCTGAAAAACGATCTGGCCCAGGTTTCCACGCTGGTCGCCTATTTCGATTTTGCCGTCAACGAGCAGTGCCTGCAATACCGTGAATGCGACCTGCTCCTGCCTTTCATCGACGCCAACAAAGCCGTGTTTGGCATCGAATACAAGGGCAAACCAGACCAGATCTGCGCCGAGGCCAACCGGCGCAACTTCGACACGCTCATCAAACGGCTCGACCTGCGGGCCTGGCGGCTGGCCTGCCGTTAG
- a CDS encoding lysophospholipase produces MSYAETTLTASDGLSLFVRVWMPDQPPRAVLVIVHGLGEHAERYPHVISAFLPRGYVIYGHDHRGYGRSGGKRGDFPSFEQVQADLDQVVESARRAYPGLPVFLYAHSLGGMYATHYLARHERKITAALLSAPGYGPGPDFSPNRIRLARILARLTPNLTLKSSSEAVYNLSQEPESKKAWEADALRHDFVTVRFAWTNLQKATEAQGLLATLTLPILLILGDLDTTINRQAILDAAAMAGPNVTFRRYPCLHELHNELPELRQVVLAEAGEWFERMV; encoded by the coding sequence ATGAGCTACGCCGAAACTACCCTCACGGCCAGTGATGGCCTTTCCCTTTTCGTCCGCGTCTGGATGCCGGACCAGCCCCCGCGCGCGGTTCTCGTCATCGTCCACGGCCTGGGCGAGCACGCCGAGCGCTACCCGCATGTGATCTCGGCCTTCCTGCCGCGCGGCTATGTCATCTACGGCCACGACCATCGCGGCTACGGGCGCTCTGGCGGCAAGCGGGGCGATTTTCCTTCTTTCGAGCAAGTTCAGGCCGACCTCGACCAGGTGGTGGAGTCGGCGCGGCGGGCCTATCCCGGCCTGCCAGTCTTCCTCTATGCTCACAGCCTGGGCGGGATGTACGCCACCCACTATCTGGCCCGGCACGAACGCAAGATCACAGCCGCCCTGCTCTCGGCCCCCGGCTACGGCCCCGGCCCCGACTTTAGCCCCAACCGCATCCGCCTGGCCCGCATCCTCGCGCGGCTGACCCCCAACCTGACGCTCAAGAGCAGTTCCGAAGCGGTCTACAACCTCAGCCAGGAACCCGAGTCCAAAAAGGCATGGGAAGCCGACGCGCTGCGCCATGATTTCGTCACCGTGCGTTTTGCCTGGACGAATCTGCAAAAGGCAACGGAGGCGCAAGGGCTGCTGGCCACGCTGACCCTGCCCATCCTGCTCATCCTGGGCGATCTGGATACGACCATCAACCGTCAGGCCATCCTCGATGCCGCCGCCATGGCCGGCCCAAATGTCACCTTCCGCCGCTACCCCTGCCTGCACGAGTTGCACAACGAGTTGCCAGAACTGCGCCAGGTGGTGCTGGCCGAGGCAGGGGAGTGGTTCGAGCGCATGGTCTGA
- a CDS encoding tetrathionate reductase family octaheme c-type cytochrome, which produces MRKYQRRSWIIGAAITAALIVLALFLFLPRPSATADDPWAHVPKHPVHTEHTMTVLQGPFASGQEVTQACLECHPQAGAQMLQSSHFTWEHGPYDLPGHDEPVMGGKKYVLNNFCIGITSNWPPCTACHAGYGWEDATFDFTDMTHVDCLVCHDTTGTYVKKNGGQPAESVDLAAVAQSVGNPTRNNCGSCHFNGGGGDAVKHGDLDTSLTFPNDDLDVHMGKHDFVCTDCHRTADHQIGGRSISVSMDAARQIACTDCHSPTPHDDSRINIHASTLACQTCHIPEFARKLATKVEWDWSQAGLDLPQDPHEYLKIKGAFVYEDNVVPDYAWYNGGTERYILGDVIDPQAVTAINRPTGDIDDPNARIWPFKIHHAQQIYDSEYNYLLVPKTYGEGGYWTDFDWDEAARLGSEANGIAYSGHYDFAPTEMYWPITHMVAPKEQALQCDTCHVENGEGILDWRALGYEGDPMFYGGRAERLLVTQSAAGGEGGAK; this is translated from the coding sequence ATGAGAAAATACCAAAGACGCTCCTGGATCATCGGGGCAGCGATCACGGCCGCCCTGATTGTTTTGGCGTTGTTCCTGTTTCTGCCCAGACCATCCGCCACCGCCGATGACCCCTGGGCGCATGTCCCCAAACACCCTGTTCACACCGAACACACCATGACCGTGCTGCAAGGCCCCTTCGCCAGCGGGCAGGAGGTTACCCAGGCCTGTCTGGAGTGCCATCCCCAGGCGGGGGCGCAGATGTTGCAATCGTCGCACTTCACTTGGGAGCACGGCCCCTATGATCTGCCCGGCCATGACGAGCCGGTGATGGGGGGCAAGAAATACGTGCTCAACAATTTCTGCATCGGCATCACCTCCAACTGGCCGCCCTGCACCGCCTGCCATGCCGGCTACGGCTGGGAAGATGCGACCTTCGATTTCACCGACATGACCCATGTCGATTGCCTGGTTTGTCACGACACCACCGGAACCTATGTCAAGAAGAATGGCGGCCAGCCTGCCGAGAGCGTCGATCTGGCGGCGGTGGCGCAGAGCGTGGGCAACCCCACCCGCAACAACTGCGGCAGCTGCCATTTCAACGGCGGCGGCGGCGATGCCGTCAAGCATGGCGACCTGGACACCTCGCTTACCTTCCCCAACGATGATCTCGACGTACACATGGGCAAGCACGATTTCGTCTGCACCGACTGCCACCGCACGGCAGACCATCAGATCGGCGGGCGCTCGATCTCGGTCAGCATGGACGCTGCTCGCCAGATCGCCTGCACCGACTGCCATTCGCCCACGCCGCATGACGACTCCCGCATCAACATCCATGCCTCCACCCTGGCCTGCCAGACCTGCCACATCCCCGAATTCGCCCGCAAACTGGCGACGAAGGTGGAGTGGGACTGGTCGCAGGCAGGGCTGGATCTACCGCAGGATCCGCACGAGTATTTGAAGATCAAGGGTGCGTTTGTCTATGAAGACAATGTCGTGCCCGATTACGCCTGGTACAATGGCGGCACCGAGCGCTACATTCTCGGCGATGTCATCGACCCGCAGGCGGTGACGGCCATCAACCGCCCCACCGGCGACATCGACGACCCCAACGCCCGCATCTGGCCGTTCAAAATCCATCACGCCCAGCAGATTTACGACAGCGAGTACAACTATCTGCTCGTGCCCAAAACCTATGGCGAAGGCGGCTATTGGACCGATTTCGATTGGGACGAGGCCGCCCGGCTGGGGTCAGAGGCCAACGGCATCGCCTACAGCGGCCACTATGACTTCGCCCCGACCGAGATGTATTGGCCGATCACGCACATGGTCGCCCCCAAAGAGCAGGCCCTGCAATGCGATACCTGCCATGTCGAGAACGGCGAAGGCATCCTCGATT